The window AAGCGCTACAGATTGCTTCTAACTATAATGTTCAAAATATTGTAGTACGGTCTAATGAAAATTTATCATTATTATATGAAAAGAAAAAAGATTTTAAGAAAGCTCATCAATATTATAAGATAGCAAAAGAAGAAGACGCAAAAACCTACAACAACCTCAACCTACTATATGTTAACGAATTAAGATCTAGATACGATAAACAAAGAACTAAAAACCAACTTAAAGATTTATCTAAACAAAATGAAATTGCTAAACTACAATTAGAAAAAAATAGAAATATCTTTATACTTATTGCGAGTTTATTTGTTCTTTTAATTGTTATTCTATATTCAATAATAAGGGAACGTTCTTTACGAAACGAGAAAAAATTTCTTACTCTAAAACAAGAAGCATTGCAAAGTCAAATGAACCCTCATTTTATTTTTAATGCTTTAAATTCTATAAAACTTTACATCATAAATAATGAGCAAAAAAATGCAGTTTATTATTTAAATAAATTTGCTAAACTTATTAGAAAAATACTTGAAGCATCTAACGTAAAAGAAATAAGCTTAAGAGAAGAGTTAGAAACAATGGAGTTATATATGAGTATAGAAAACATCCGTTTTAACAATGAAATAAACTACACATTTAGTGTAGATGAAAACTTAAAATTAGATAGTATAAAAATACCTCCATTAGTTTTACAACCATTTATAGAAAACGCTATTTGGCATGGTTTATCTTCTAAAAAAGGGATTAAGAAAATAGCTCTTTCTGTAACAAAAACAGAAGAAGATTATATTTTGATTTCTATTGAAGATAATGGTATTGGGAGAAAAGCTTCTGCCAAAATTAAAGCAGGTAAAACTACAAATAGAAAATCTATTGGAATTGGTTTAACTACAGAGCGATTAAGAAGTTTTGTAAGAGGTTTAGAAAAAGATTTCTCTCTTAAATATACAGATATTAATGGCGAAAAAAATAATATTGAAGGAACAAAAGTAGAGATTAAAATACCTTTGGTTTAAAAATCGAACTTTAATTGTATAAAAACAGGTTCTCTCTTTTCTGTATTTAAGTTACTGAAAGAAATACCTACTAAACGAACCGAATTTTGTAGTTTTTCTTGATACAACAACTCTTTAACAATGGGTAAAAATTCTTCTTTTTGTTGAAGAAAATTCAATCCAGTTTTGCTTCGAGTTTGCATTGTAAAATCTGAATATTTAATTTTTAAGGTAACCGTTTTTCCTTTAGTATCTGACTTTACCAAACGTCGTTCTAATTCATCTGCAATTTTAGATAGTTTTTCCATCAGAAATACTTCCGAAGAAATATTATCAAAAAAAGTTCTTTCTGCAGCAACCGATTTTCTAATTCTATTCGGTTTTACAACGCTTTTACTAATTCCTCTAACAATATTGTAATAATGTGCACCACTTTTTCCGAAGAGATTTACCAATTCTTCAATAGTTTTATTCTTTAAATCTAACCCAGTAAAAATTCCAAAATTGTACATCTTAGCTGCGGTAACTTTACCAACGCCATAAAATTTATTTACTGGTAACTGTTCTAAAAAATCTAAAACTTCTTCCGGGTTTATCGTTTTTTGTCCGTTTGGCTTGTTAATATCAGACGCTACTTTGGCAATAAATTTATTAATTGAAATTCCTGCAGAAGCTCTCAACTCAAGTTTATCCCAAATTTTCTGGCGAATTTCTTCTGCAATCATACTCGCAGACGGATTTCCTTTTTTATTTTCAGTAACATCAATATATGCTTCGTCTAAAGATAGTGGTTCAACTAAATCTGAATACTCGTGGAATATTTTTCGTATTTCAGTTGAAATTTCCTTGTAGCGCTCAAAACGTGGTGGAACAAAAATTAAATGCGGACATTTTTGTCTTGCCAAAACCCCGCTCATTGCAGAACGTACTCCAAATTTTCTTGCCTCATAACTTGCTGCTGAAATCACTCCACGCTTACCGCTTCCACCAACAGCAAGAGGTTTATCTCTCAAATCAGGATTGTCCAATTGCTCTACAGATGCGTAAAAAGCATCCATATCTACATGAATTATTTTTTTAAATGGTGGTTTTAGTTCCATGTTATTCTGACAACTAATTTGTGCTTTTCTTTTTAAAAATTCATTATGAACTCAAAAGTAAAAAAATCAAAATCAATACAACAATATTTGTACTTTTGTTGTGTATGATAGACGAGAGAGAAGTAACTTCAGAAAAAGCCGTTTTAATTGGTGTAATTACACAACAACAAAACGAAACACAATCAGATGAATATTTAGATGAGTTAGAGTTTTTAACATTAACTGCTGGAGGAAAAGCGGTAAAACGCTTTGTTCAAAAAATGGAAAAACCAAATCCTAAAACATTTTTAGGTGTTGGTAAACTAGACGAAGTAAGAGCCTACATAGAATCTCACAATATTGGTACTGCTATTTTTGATGATGAATTATCACCAGCACAAATAAGAAATATAGAAAAAGTTTTAGATTGTAAAATCTTAGACAGAACCAACTTAATCTTAGACATTTTTGCTCAAAGAGCGCAAACAAGCTCAGCAAAAACACAGGTAGAATTGGCACAATGTCAATATTTATTACCTCGTTTAACACGTCTTTGGACGCACCTCGACAAACAAAAAGGTGGTATTGGAATGCGTGGTCCTGGTGAAACAGAGATTGAAACAGATAGACGTATTATTCGTGATAAAATTACCGTCTTAAAAAAGAAGCTTTTAACTATTGATAAACAAATGGCTGTGCAACGTAAAAACCGTGGTAAAATGGTTAGAGTTGCTTTAGTTGGATATACAAATGTGGGTAAATCTACCCTAATGAATGTAGTTAGTAAAAGTGATGTTTTTGCAGAAAACAAGCTTTTTGCAACCTTAGACACAACCGTTAGAAAAGTTGTTATTAAGAACATTCCGTTTTTAATGACAGACACAGTTGGGTTTATTAGAAAATTACCAACACAATTAGTTGAGTCTTTTAAATCTACGTTAGATGAAGTTCGCGAAGCAGATTTATTACTACATGTTGTAGATATTTCGCATCCTAATTTTGAAGATCATATTGCTTCCGTAAATACAATTTTAGATGAAATTGATAGCGGTGACAAACCTATAATAATGGTTTTTAATAAAATTGATGCATATTCTCATGAAACCATTGATGAGGACGATTTAGTTACTGAAAAAACGAAAATACATTACACTTTAGAAGATTGGAAAAAAACTTGGATGA of the Tenacibaculum todarodis genome contains:
- a CDS encoding tetratricopeptide repeat protein; amino-acid sequence: MKKILFTFIILFSISISSQEKEVNEKIQYLINNNIISDDIVDSIFKKHRRHEKDLKLLINKSKESSYLYGQFYGHRSLGRINRDLSLFEKSISEYNKAVEITKQLKDTISELKVLNSIGSAYRRQDDIPNALNYHQEALDIALNIKNPSIDIKKSISISQNSMGNLYISLRQYELALNEFSNSIVVQKQLNNKLGLAINYQNIGNAKEELGDLDGAYENYLKSLNFNNALENSVGKIICAYSIANVLIKQKKYDKALKTVDTVLQRAIKQKDMYYLSNTYNTLGLAQVHLNKLNPAQKNLNKALQIASNYNVQNIVVRSNENLSLLYEKKKDFKKAHQYYKIAKEEDAKTYNNLNLLYVNELRSRYDKQRTKNQLKDLSKQNEIAKLQLEKNRNIFILIASLFVLLIVILYSIIRERSLRNEKKFLTLKQEALQSQMNPHFIFNALNSIKLYIINNEQKNAVYYLNKFAKLIRKILEASNVKEISLREELETMELYMSIENIRFNNEINYTFSVDENLKLDSIKIPPLVLQPFIENAIWHGLSSKKGIKKIALSVTKTEEDYILISIEDNGIGRKASAKIKAGKTTNRKSIGIGLTTERLRSFVRGLEKDFSLKYTDINGEKNNIEGTKVEIKIPLV
- the dinB gene encoding DNA polymerase IV, with protein sequence MELKPPFKKIIHVDMDAFYASVEQLDNPDLRDKPLAVGGSGKRGVISAASYEARKFGVRSAMSGVLARQKCPHLIFVPPRFERYKEISTEIRKIFHEYSDLVEPLSLDEAYIDVTENKKGNPSASMIAEEIRQKIWDKLELRASAGISINKFIAKVASDINKPNGQKTINPEEVLDFLEQLPVNKFYGVGKVTAAKMYNFGIFTGLDLKNKTIEELVNLFGKSGAHYYNIVRGISKSVVKPNRIRKSVAAERTFFDNISSEVFLMEKLSKIADELERRLVKSDTKGKTVTLKIKYSDFTMQTRSKTGLNFLQQKEEFLPIVKELLYQEKLQNSVRLVGISFSNLNTEKREPVFIQLKFDF
- the hflX gene encoding GTPase HflX, which translates into the protein MIDEREVTSEKAVLIGVITQQQNETQSDEYLDELEFLTLTAGGKAVKRFVQKMEKPNPKTFLGVGKLDEVRAYIESHNIGTAIFDDELSPAQIRNIEKVLDCKILDRTNLILDIFAQRAQTSSAKTQVELAQCQYLLPRLTRLWTHLDKQKGGIGMRGPGETEIETDRRIIRDKITVLKKKLLTIDKQMAVQRKNRGKMVRVALVGYTNVGKSTLMNVVSKSDVFAENKLFATLDTTVRKVVIKNIPFLMTDTVGFIRKLPTQLVESFKSTLDEVREADLLLHVVDISHPNFEDHIASVNTILDEIDSGDKPIIMVFNKIDAYSHETIDEDDLVTEKTKIHYTLEDWKKTWMSDLEKESIFISALNKDNLEAFKEKTYQQVKKIHIQRFPYNNFLYDEYTE